The following proteins are co-located in the Halalkalicoccus subterraneus genome:
- a CDS encoding enoyl-CoA hydratase/isomerase family protein, which translates to MTCIEYVHDEVRIEYVEDRTVARLVMEPGESPLNTFDPRKVESMAAAIRDLDPVGCLVLYGESGFSAGADLGAIKGTPQEMRPATIDTIAAASNRFIRAVRDFPAPVIAAVSRVAAGGGLGFVLASDLVLMHEDAILNTGYARVGLTPDNATPFFLVNTVGPYKARELLFEPESITATEAVDLGLANDEYVVPESEFLNAVTDRAATLAAGPTEVYAKTKVLVDTTFEGSLDQHLEQERAAIKEISGSDTFDEGLSAFLEKRSPEWDEL; encoded by the coding sequence ATGACGTGTATTGAGTACGTTCACGACGAAGTCCGTATCGAGTACGTTGAGGATAGAACTGTCGCTCGGCTGGTGATGGAGCCAGGAGAAAGTCCGTTGAATACATTTGACCCACGGAAGGTCGAATCGATGGCGGCCGCCATCAGAGATCTCGATCCGGTCGGGTGTCTCGTGCTCTATGGGGAATCAGGCTTTTCCGCCGGGGCCGACCTCGGTGCTATCAAGGGCACGCCACAAGAGATGCGCCCTGCCACGATCGATACAATCGCGGCAGCGTCAAACCGCTTTATCCGTGCGGTTCGAGACTTTCCTGCGCCCGTAATCGCGGCCGTTTCGAGGGTCGCTGCCGGTGGGGGGCTTGGATTTGTTCTCGCCTCTGACCTTGTTCTAATGCACGAGGATGCCATTCTCAACACCGGATATGCACGTGTCGGACTAACACCCGACAACGCCACGCCCTTCTTCCTTGTTAACACCGTCGGCCCCTACAAAGCCAGAGAACTACTGTTCGAACCGGAATCAATCACTGCTACCGAGGCGGTTGATCTCGGCCTCGCGAACGATGAGTACGTGGTTCCCGAATCGGAGTTTCTCAACGCAGTCACAGATCGAGCGGCGACGCTCGCCGCTGGCCCGACGGAAGTGTACGCGAAAACAAAAGTCTTGGTCGATACAACGTTCGAGGGCTCACTCGATCAGCATCTCGAGCAGGAACGGGCTGCGATCAAGGAAATAAGCGGATCGGATACATTCGATGAGGGATTATCGGCGTTTCTCGAGAAACGATCACCCGAGTGGGATGAACTATAA
- a CDS encoding ABC transporter ATP-binding protein, which produces MSERTEIGGQGETQPRTSGSQRLIIDSIDTYYGDSHVLFDVSLSVGDGEIVALVGRNGAGKTTTLRSIMGLTPAQSGRIEKDGEPIDGLDPHQIRKRGISWIPEERRVFGGLTVEENLRLAAHSADTDQRESIEEVYKRFTRLDERRTQKAGTMSGGEQQMLAIARALLGPETDLLLLDEPSEGLAPQIVEDVEAIIRELNEEGVTILLVEQNAEMALGLADRAYVLETGKVVHESSADELLADRAAMEQYLGVQ; this is translated from the coding sequence ATGAGCGAACGCACCGAGATCGGCGGCCAAGGCGAAACGCAACCACGTACAAGTGGCAGTCAACGGTTGATCATCGATTCAATCGATACTTACTACGGGGACAGCCACGTACTGTTCGACGTCTCGCTTTCCGTCGGTGATGGGGAAATCGTCGCACTCGTCGGTCGGAACGGAGCCGGTAAGACGACGACACTGCGAAGCATCATGGGGCTGACGCCGGCCCAATCGGGCCGAATCGAGAAGGACGGAGAGCCGATCGATGGATTAGATCCCCACCAAATACGGAAGCGTGGAATTTCGTGGATTCCCGAGGAACGGCGCGTTTTCGGCGGGCTAACCGTTGAGGAGAACCTCCGATTGGCGGCCCACAGCGCCGACACCGACCAGCGAGAGAGTATCGAAGAGGTCTATAAGCGCTTCACCCGACTTGACGAGCGTCGGACCCAGAAGGCCGGAACGATGAGCGGCGGCGAACAACAGATGCTCGCAATCGCACGGGCGCTATTGGGGCCGGAGACCGACCTCCTGTTGCTTGACGAACCCAGTGAGGGACTTGCCCCACAGATCGTTGAAGATGTCGAAGCGATTATTCGTGAACTCAATGAGGAGGGCGTGACAATTCTACTCGTAGAACAGAATGCCGAGATGGCACTCGGGCTCGCGGACAGAGCGTACGTACTTGAGACTGGAAAGGTAGTTCACGAATCATCGGCTGATGAACTGCTCGCGGATCGCGCGGCTATGGAGCAATATCTGGGGGTGCAGTAA
- a CDS encoding M20 family metallo-hydrolase, with translation MRTVSQNGGTATYLGIGASNPSGHHTPRFDIDEAALTIGVSILSTSVLELLA, from the coding sequence ATGCGAACCGTCAGTCAGAATGGTGGCACCGCTACCTACCTCGGTATCGGTGCAAGCAACCCAAGCGGTCACCATACGCCGCGGTTCGACATCGACGAGGCTGCTCTCACGATCGGTGTCTCGATCCTCTCGACGTCGGTCTTAGAGTTGCTCGCGTGA
- a CDS encoding MaoC family dehydratase, giving the protein MTNIYFEDTTAGTVRDLGNYTIPEDEMMAFSERYDPQPIHIDKDAATESVFGAVIASGWYTASVCMRLFVDEFLAETASIGSPGLDELSWLTPVYANDTLTVENEILETRPSKSRDDRGYVRNQTRAYNQEGDKVLTWIGTNIILCCHAD; this is encoded by the coding sequence ATGACAAATATTTACTTCGAAGATACAACGGCTGGGACAGTCCGAGATCTCGGAAACTACACTATTCCGGAAGACGAGATGATGGCATTCTCCGAGCGGTACGATCCTCAACCAATACATATCGACAAAGACGCAGCAACAGAGTCTGTATTTGGGGCAGTGATCGCTAGCGGTTGGTACACTGCGAGCGTCTGCATGCGCTTATTTGTCGATGAGTTCCTTGCTGAAACCGCGAGCATCGGTTCACCTGGGTTAGACGAACTTTCTTGGTTAACACCCGTGTATGCTAATGACACTCTGACCGTAGAGAACGAAATTCTCGAAACGCGACCGTCGAAAAGTCGTGATGACCGAGGCTACGTCCGAAATCAAACCCGCGCGTATAACCAAGAAGGCGATAAGGTGCTTACTTGGATTGGAACGAACATCATACTTTGCTGCCATGCTGATTGA
- a CDS encoding trimeric intracellular cation channel family protein — protein sequence MQVVIQGILTDPFAIMNAIGLIAFALVGAVKAIRERFDLLGVVVVGLATAFAGGATRDVLVNRVPLVLSSLGEIALGLFGVSLAVGLSAALESPDDHPVTVISDAIGLAAFATAGSIVAADTGLPGFGIVVIATINAVGGGACADILLDRPPFILLTDFYASCAVLGGGVFWTVTALGGAESVAAALCAVVTVGTRLAAVTYGWELPTAQRVGEVLTWPRNERSR from the coding sequence ATGCAAGTAGTCATCCAGGGTATCCTCACGGATCCGTTCGCGATTATGAACGCGATCGGGCTGATCGCGTTCGCACTCGTAGGTGCTGTAAAGGCGATACGTGAGCGGTTCGATCTGTTGGGCGTCGTCGTTGTCGGACTCGCGACGGCCTTCGCGGGCGGCGCGACCCGTGACGTCCTCGTAAACCGGGTACCGCTGGTGTTGAGTTCGCTCGGCGAGATTGCGCTCGGACTGTTCGGCGTGTCCCTCGCGGTCGGGTTGAGTGCTGCACTCGAGTCGCCGGACGATCACCCTGTGACGGTCATCTCGGACGCCATTGGCCTCGCCGCGTTCGCCACGGCCGGGTCAATCGTCGCGGCAGATACGGGACTGCCGGGCTTCGGGATTGTCGTCATCGCGACGATCAACGCAGTCGGTGGAGGCGCGTGTGCGGACATCCTCTTGGATCGGCCGCCCTTCATTCTCCTCACCGACTTCTACGCGAGCTGTGCCGTGTTGGGTGGAGGGGTTTTCTGGACCGTCACGGCACTCGGTGGCGCCGAAAGCGTCGCCGCCGCGCTGTGTGCCGTGGTCACGGTCGGAACCCGATTGGCAGCGGTCACCTACGGTTGGGAGCTGCCGACCGCACAGAGAGTCGGGGAGGTTCTAACGTGGCCCCGGAACGAACGGAGCCGATAG
- a CDS encoding acyl-CoA thioesterase yields the protein MQTITSHRVQFGELAGPLIHGATVFDWQLIATQRVAAAVEYSFGEILDDGGIPFAPVVVSTTIERYPTIGDEVDVEVIPLNVGTSSVELLYEMTDRKSDPLVSARMTHVTIGPDGNALPLPDRVHSAFTDRLVNRSPAVGPNKAADSRDLPTFESSVPIRSPHIEGAELAYFEEYPRFAGIALEEFLREQGTSLGELSGEKQPFRLRDWRWEHKAPVPFESTLRVECDVVGIDRETVRIKHTLLADGRVGIEGITEYGCFDRSGAAVLFDDRMLAPFES from the coding sequence GTGCAAACGATTACCTCCCATCGAGTGCAGTTCGGCGAGCTCGCGGGACCCTTGATACACGGCGCAACGGTCTTCGACTGGCAATTGATTGCTACCCAACGGGTGGCCGCGGCCGTCGAGTACTCCTTCGGCGAGATCCTTGACGATGGCGGGATTCCCTTTGCGCCGGTCGTTGTGAGTACCACTATCGAACGATACCCCACTATTGGGGACGAAGTCGACGTTGAGGTCATTCCTCTGAACGTCGGAACCTCTAGCGTTGAGTTGCTCTACGAGATGACCGACCGCAAGAGCGACCCCCTCGTGAGCGCGCGAATGACCCACGTAACGATCGGACCGGACGGCAACGCCCTCCCGCTTCCCGATCGGGTACACTCGGCGTTCACTGACCGACTCGTCAACCGGAGCCCCGCGGTCGGCCCAAACAAGGCGGCCGACAGTCGGGATCTCCCGACGTTCGAGTCTTCCGTCCCGATCCGGAGCCCGCACATCGAGGGGGCAGAGCTGGCGTACTTCGAAGAGTACCCCCGATTTGCCGGGATCGCTTTGGAGGAGTTTCTTCGCGAGCAGGGAACGAGCCTCGGGGAATTGAGCGGCGAGAAACAGCCGTTCCGACTGCGTGACTGGCGCTGGGAACATAAGGCACCGGTCCCTTTCGAATCGACCCTGCGTGTCGAGTGTGACGTGGTTGGTATCGATCGCGAGACAGTCCGTATCAAGCACACCCTACTCGCGGATGGTCGGGTCGGTATCGAAGGAATCACCGAGTACGGCTGTTTCGACCGTTCCGGGGCGGCCGTATTGTTCGACGACCGGATGCTCGCTCCCTTTGAGTCTTGA
- a CDS encoding 3-hydroxyacyl-CoA dehydrogenase family protein, which yields MRIAVLGAGTMGHGIAQAAAMANNEVTIRDLEEGILEEGVNAIASNLQGGIERGKVSKKQKAATLDQITTTTSLSNAVVDADLVIEAVPEILEVKHDTFQEVENAAPEDTIIASNTSSLSVTEIASALDRSERAIGLHFFNPVHIMGLVEIVVAEQTDDETIAFAEEFIKDIGKEPVTVRDSAGFASSRLGVSLGVEAVRMLETGVASPQAIDRAMELGYNHPMGPIELTDVVGLDIRLDILEYLQEELGERFRPPQLLRQKVRAGKLGKKTGEGFYLWENGERVGVSGDLEGGR from the coding sequence ATGCGAATCGCAGTATTAGGAGCCGGTACCATGGGCCATGGGATCGCACAGGCAGCGGCAATGGCTAACAATGAAGTCACGATCCGGGACCTCGAAGAAGGAATCCTCGAAGAAGGAGTCAATGCAATCGCATCGAATCTCCAGGGCGGTATCGAACGCGGGAAAGTTAGTAAGAAGCAGAAAGCGGCGACGCTCGATCAAATCACGACAACGACATCACTGTCAAACGCCGTCGTGGACGCGGATCTCGTCATTGAAGCGGTTCCAGAGATTCTTGAGGTCAAACACGACACTTTCCAAGAGGTCGAGAACGCGGCCCCAGAAGACACGATCATCGCGTCGAATACCTCCTCACTATCGGTGACCGAAATTGCGAGTGCCCTCGATCGATCTGAACGGGCTATTGGCCTTCACTTTTTCAATCCAGTGCACATCATGGGTCTTGTCGAAATTGTCGTCGCCGAGCAAACGGACGACGAAACGATTGCGTTTGCCGAAGAGTTCATCAAGGACATCGGAAAGGAGCCCGTCACTGTTCGGGATTCAGCCGGGTTTGCTTCATCTCGACTCGGTGTCTCCCTCGGCGTGGAAGCGGTTCGGATGCTAGAGACAGGTGTCGCCAGTCCTCAAGCCATCGATCGGGCAATGGAACTCGGTTACAATCATCCAATGGGACCGATCGAGCTCACGGATGTTGTTGGGCTTGACATCCGACTTGATATCCTTGAATATCTTCAAGAGGAATTAGGCGAGCGATTTCGGCCGCCACAGTTGTTGCGCCAGAAAGTCCGCGCTGGGAAGCTCGGCAAGAAGACCGGTGAGGGTTTTTACCTCTGGGAGAACGGCGAACGCGTTGGTGTCAGCGGCGACTTGGAGGGGGGTCGATGA
- a CDS encoding enoyl-CoA hydratase/isomerase family protein produces the protein MQFDTLDLTVEENGIATLQLTNDPVNAISQRMRHELAKALETLREDRIRVVIVTGTEDVFSVGADVSLFEEAQEWTSAEFRTNSRVLGRVFDGLEGMEKPVLAAINGTCVGGGLELALACDVRLAAPDATLGFPEHNIGLIPGLGGCSRFVHLVGPGQAKDMIFSKELVDGERADVIGLVERVEDDPEAAARAYAESLLDRPPQALGLTKRVVNAARDTDTRSAGLLESLAQSTLLETDDHREGITAFREKRDPEFTGE, from the coding sequence ATGCAATTCGACACGCTCGATTTAACGGTCGAGGAAAATGGGATTGCGACGCTTCAGCTCACGAACGATCCAGTTAACGCGATTAGCCAGCGGATGCGCCACGAACTGGCCAAGGCGCTCGAGACACTACGCGAGGACCGCATCCGCGTCGTAATCGTTACAGGCACCGAGGACGTGTTCTCGGTCGGCGCGGACGTTTCCCTTTTTGAGGAAGCACAAGAGTGGACGAGCGCAGAGTTTCGAACGAACTCGCGGGTGCTTGGTCGTGTCTTTGACGGGCTCGAAGGGATGGAAAAACCGGTCCTTGCGGCTATCAACGGAACCTGCGTTGGCGGTGGCCTCGAACTCGCATTAGCATGTGACGTCCGTCTCGCCGCTCCCGACGCGACGCTCGGTTTCCCGGAGCACAACATCGGGTTAATCCCCGGTCTTGGGGGCTGTTCGCGGTTTGTCCACCTTGTGGGCCCTGGGCAAGCCAAGGATATGATCTTCAGCAAGGAGCTGGTCGATGGCGAGCGCGCGGATGTGATCGGATTGGTTGAGCGCGTTGAGGATGACCCCGAGGCGGCCGCTCGGGCGTATGCCGAATCGTTGCTCGACCGACCCCCACAGGCGCTGGGGCTCACAAAGCGGGTCGTCAACGCGGCACGCGATACGGACACCCGGTCGGCCGGCCTGCTCGAATCTCTCGCACAGAGCACTCTGTTGGAAACTGATGACCACCGCGAAGGGATCACGGCCTTCCGCGAGAAGCGCGACCCCGAGTTTACCGGGGAGTAG
- a CDS encoding MaoC/PaaZ C-terminal domain-containing protein: protein MRRSDDLVRFEGIEPGTTIDCGSTIVSELEIVEFAERYDLLEIHMDPSAAAESHFGGIIASGYHTLCLLVRFLVEGIRTERAVVGGLGIDDVRWHQPAEPGDTISVKNEILDTRLLKVTRAWGSSTR from the coding sequence ATGCGTCGATCAGACGATCTCGTCCGGTTCGAGGGAATCGAACCCGGAACCACGATTGACTGCGGTTCAACGATTGTTTCCGAATTAGAGATCGTCGAGTTCGCCGAGCGGTACGATCTGCTTGAGATCCACATGGACCCGTCGGCTGCAGCCGAGAGCCACTTCGGCGGCATCATTGCGAGCGGCTATCACACACTTTGTCTCTTGGTTAGATTCCTCGTTGAGGGTATCAGAACAGAGCGCGCAGTCGTCGGCGGTCTAGGGATTGACGACGTGCGTTGGCATCAGCCGGCCGAGCCAGGCGATACGATCTCCGTGAAAAATGAAATTCTCGATACCCGTCTCTTGAAAGTGACCCGAGCGTGGGGATCGTCCACGAGGTGA
- a CDS encoding ABC transporter ATP-binding protein, with product MTQSHTTNTIESTREDGEPILSTENLTKKFGTLTAVDGVSLEIPANRITSIIGPNGAGKTTLFNLFTGKYEPTDGQITLRGDRIDGEEPHRLVERGLVRSFQITNFFADLTARENIRLATQAPHTGFRPRDFLAHHRGLEAATESAEQILERVHLSHVADETASNLSYGQRRHLEIGISLAADPDLFLMDEPTAGMSPEETRETVELIEEIASDITLILIEHDMHIVMGISDHIAVMNEGMVLARGTPDQIRNDERVQKAYLGGE from the coding sequence ATGACACAAAGCCACACTACAAACACTATCGAATCGACACGAGAGGACGGAGAGCCAATACTCTCGACTGAGAATTTGACTAAGAAATTTGGGACACTCACGGCAGTTGACGGAGTCTCACTCGAGATACCAGCCAATCGAATTACCTCAATAATTGGTCCGAATGGCGCGGGCAAAACTACGCTATTCAACCTCTTTACGGGTAAGTACGAACCGACTGACGGTCAAATAACGCTTCGCGGCGACCGGATCGACGGTGAGGAACCTCACCGTCTCGTTGAACGCGGGCTAGTCCGCTCGTTCCAGATAACTAATTTTTTCGCAGACCTTACCGCCCGCGAGAATATTCGACTGGCGACTCAAGCTCCACACACCGGATTTCGGCCACGTGATTTTCTCGCCCACCATCGCGGCCTTGAGGCGGCAACTGAGTCTGCCGAGCAAATTCTCGAGCGCGTTCATTTGTCCCACGTGGCTGACGAGACGGCGTCAAACCTCTCGTACGGCCAGCGTCGCCACTTGGAGATCGGAATTTCACTCGCGGCTGATCCTGACCTCTTTCTAATGGACGAGCCAACGGCTGGAATGAGCCCGGAGGAGACCCGGGAGACCGTCGAATTGATCGAAGAGATCGCATCAGATATCACGCTGATACTCATTGAACATGATATGCATATTGTTATGGGGATCTCAGATCATATTGCAGTCATGAACGAAGGAATGGTACTTGCACGCGGCACTCCCGATCAGATCCGAAACGACGAACGGGTCCAGAAAGCCTATTTGGGGGGTGAGTAA
- a CDS encoding enoyl-CoA hydratase/isomerase family protein: MNNGDTNPEAVGDECETVSVAVSDRIEGVVTVTLSRPEARNALDARLRSELSDVLAAIADDDCCRVVVLTGDDEGKAFVAGADVTELRERGTLEQREVSKRPRIYETIADFPKPVIAHINGHALGGGCELAQACDIRIAHEQAKLGQPEINLGIIPGGGGTQRLPRLVGEGQAMRLILSGELIDAQEAAEIGLVDEVHNEESLDERVYGLAKSMAEKSPVALEFAKTAIQASVEMDLSSGIEYEAELFSQLFATEDKNEGIDAFFEDRDPNWQGK, from the coding sequence ATGAACAACGGCGATACGAATCCTGAGGCCGTTGGTGACGAATGCGAAACCGTCTCGGTGGCTGTCAGCGACCGAATTGAGGGCGTTGTGACCGTCACGCTCTCGCGCCCGGAGGCCAGAAACGCGCTCGACGCACGGTTGCGCTCGGAGCTGAGCGACGTCCTTGCGGCGATCGCCGACGACGACTGTTGCCGGGTAGTCGTTCTGACCGGCGACGACGAAGGGAAGGCGTTTGTCGCCGGGGCTGACGTGACCGAACTTCGCGAACGCGGCACGCTCGAACAGCGCGAGGTGAGTAAGCGACCGAGGATTTACGAGACGATCGCAGACTTCCCAAAGCCGGTAATCGCCCATATTAACGGTCACGCGCTCGGCGGTGGGTGCGAACTCGCGCAGGCCTGTGACATCCGAATTGCCCACGAACAGGCAAAGCTTGGCCAGCCAGAAATCAATCTTGGCATCATCCCTGGCGGCGGCGGTACCCAGCGTCTGCCCCGACTTGTCGGCGAAGGACAAGCAATGCGGCTAATTCTCTCTGGCGAACTCATCGACGCACAGGAGGCAGCGGAGATCGGCCTCGTCGACGAGGTCCATAATGAGGAAAGCCTCGACGAGCGCGTTTACGGGCTGGCAAAGTCAATGGCTGAGAAGAGCCCGGTCGCCCTAGAGTTCGCGAAAACAGCCATCCAGGCAAGTGTAGAGATGGATCTGTCATCGGGTATCGAGTACGAGGCCGAACTGTTCTCGCAACTGTTCGCGACCGAGGACAAGAACGAAGGGATCGACGCGTTCTTCGAAGACCGCGATCCGAACTGGCAGGGAAAATAA
- a CDS encoding amidase family protein: MSRSAQGTITSFFDTIQNLFEEYDLLVTPTLSIKPSSTEYISDPPEIDGEETREALGWFLTWPFNLTAIPSASIPARFTDDDLPIGLQIVGPRYKDERIFAASVGFERVRP, translated from the coding sequence TTGAGTCGGTCCGCACAAGGTACGATAACGTCGTTCTTCGACACGATTCAGAACCTCTTCGAGGAATATGATCTATTGGTGACACCGACGCTGTCAATAAAACCCTCAAGTACGGAATATATATCTGATCCACCCGAAATAGATGGTGAAGAGACCCGCGAAGCATTAGGATGGTTCCTCACGTGGCCGTTCAATCTGACAGCAATTCCAAGCGCGTCTATCCCGGCCAGGTTTACAGATGACGATCTTCCTATCGGACTTCAGATCGTCGGACCTCGCTACAAGGACGAGCGGATTTTCGCCGCGAGTGTTGGCTTTGAGAGAGTCCGCCCGTAG